From Lonchura striata isolate bLonStr1 chromosome 3, bLonStr1.mat, whole genome shotgun sequence, one genomic window encodes:
- the ZBTB2 gene encoding zinc finger and BTB domain-containing protein 2 isoform X1, whose amino-acid sequence MASGYWRKYLLRDSYCCICASTVKFYMQVICFSEHKKMDLANHGLILLQQLNAQREFGFLCDCTVAIGDVYFKAHKSVLASFSNYFKMLFVHQTSECVRLKATDIQPDIFSYLLHLMYTGKMAPQLIDPVRLEQGIKFLHAYPLIQEASLASQGTFSHPDQVFPLASSLYGIQIADHQIRHPTKVTSATDKLGREPRPQTSRMNQEQASEGSQLSQLGANLPQVTRTSMSASDPLPSSLSPELVSAAGNNSPSGEEANMEASSSDEQPASLTIAHVKPSIMKRNGSFPKYYACHLCGRRFNLRSSLREHLQIHTGVPFTSSQQGESNISLSLCNSTADKDAMEVPEAGMISDSELQQISDSPIIDGQQQSETPPPSDIADIDNLEQADQEREVKRRKYECSICGRKFIQKSHWREHMYIHTGKPFKCSTCDKSFCRANQAARHVCLNQSMDTYTMVDKQTLELCTFEEGSQMDNMLVQTNKPYKCNLCDKTFSTPNEVVKHSCQNQNSVFTLEEDRSILLGGGDTEATETDNAVLASIKKEQEAVLLD is encoded by the exons ATGGCATCTGGATATTGGAGAAAATATCTCTTAAGAGACAGCTACTGTTGCATCTGTGCATCTACTGTTAAGTTTTACATGCAGGtcatttgcttttcagagcaTAAAAAAATGGATTTGGCCAACCATGGACTtattctgctgcagcagctaAATGCTCAGAGAGAGTTCGGTTTCCTGTGTGACTGCACAGTTGCCATTGGGGATGTCTACTTCAAGGCACACAAATCTGTCCTCGCTTCTTTCTCCAACTACTTCAAGAtgttgtttgttcatcaaaccAG TGAATGTGTCCGTTTGAAAGCAACCGACATACAGCCAGATATCTTCAGTTATCTCTTGCATTTGATGTACACTGGGAAGATGGCACCACAACTCATTGACCCAGTTCGACTAGAACAGGGAATAAAGTTTCTGCATGCATATCCACTAATTCAAGAGGCCAGCCTTGCAAGTCAGGGAACTTTTTCTCACCCGGATCAAGTCTTTCCATTAGCATCTTCATTATATGGCATTCAGATTGCAGATCACCAGATAAGACATCCCACTAAGGTTACGTCAGCGACTGACAAACTCGGGCGAGAACCACGGCCTCAGACATCACGAATGAACCAAGAGCAGGCTTCTGAAGGCTCACAGCTCTCACAGTTGGGTGCAAATCTGCCACAAGTGACCCGGACAAGTATGTCTGCTTCTGACCCATTGCCATCTTCTCTATCTCCAGAATTGGTATCTGCTGCTGGTAATAATTCACCTTCGGGAGAAGAGGCCAATATGGAAGCATCTTCTTCAGATGAACAGCCTGCCTCTCTCACAATAGCACATGTCAAGCCAAGCATTATGAAAAGAAACGGAAGCTTCCCAAAATACTATGCCTGTCACCTCTGTGGTCGCCGGTTCAACCTGCGCAGCAGCTTGCGGGAGCACCTGCAGATCCACACGGGAGTTCCCTTCACATCTAGCCAGCAGGGAGAAAGTAATATTTCCTTGTCTCTCTGTAACAGCACAGCTGATAAAGATGCCATGGAAGTGCCTGAAGCGGGGATGATTAGTGATAGCGAGCTGCAGCAGATCTCAGACTCCCCAATAATTGATGGGCAGCAGCAGTCAGAGACACCTCCCCCCTCGGATATTGCAGATATCGACAACCTGGAGCAGGCAGATCAAGAGAGGGAGGTAAAGAGACGGAAATACGAATGTTCCATCTGTGGTCGCAAATTTATTCAGAAAAGCCACTGGAGGGAGCACATGTACATACACACGGGCAAGCCCTTCAAGTGCAGCACTTGTGACAAAAGCTTTTGTAGGGCTAACCAGGCTGCCAGACACGTGTGCCTAAACCAGAGCATGGACACGTACACGATGGTGGATAAACAGACTCTGGAGCTCTGTACTTTTGAGGAAGGCAGTCAAATGGACAACATGCTAGTACAGACCAACAAGCCCTACAAATGTAACTTGTGTGACAAAACTTTTTCAACTCCCAATGAAGTAGTCAAACATTCGTGCCAAAATCAAAACTCTGTCTTTACACTAGAAGAAGATCGCTCCATTCTGTTAGGTGGTGGGGACACAGAAGCCACAGAGACTGATAACGCAGTGTTAGCCTCCATCAAAAAGGAGCAGGAAGCAGTGTTGTTAGACTGA
- the ZBTB2 gene encoding zinc finger and BTB domain-containing protein 2 isoform X2: MDLANHGLILLQQLNAQREFGFLCDCTVAIGDVYFKAHKSVLASFSNYFKMLFVHQTSECVRLKATDIQPDIFSYLLHLMYTGKMAPQLIDPVRLEQGIKFLHAYPLIQEASLASQGTFSHPDQVFPLASSLYGIQIADHQIRHPTKVTSATDKLGREPRPQTSRMNQEQASEGSQLSQLGANLPQVTRTSMSASDPLPSSLSPELVSAAGNNSPSGEEANMEASSSDEQPASLTIAHVKPSIMKRNGSFPKYYACHLCGRRFNLRSSLREHLQIHTGVPFTSSQQGESNISLSLCNSTADKDAMEVPEAGMISDSELQQISDSPIIDGQQQSETPPPSDIADIDNLEQADQEREVKRRKYECSICGRKFIQKSHWREHMYIHTGKPFKCSTCDKSFCRANQAARHVCLNQSMDTYTMVDKQTLELCTFEEGSQMDNMLVQTNKPYKCNLCDKTFSTPNEVVKHSCQNQNSVFTLEEDRSILLGGGDTEATETDNAVLASIKKEQEAVLLD; this comes from the exons ATGGATTTGGCCAACCATGGACTtattctgctgcagcagctaAATGCTCAGAGAGAGTTCGGTTTCCTGTGTGACTGCACAGTTGCCATTGGGGATGTCTACTTCAAGGCACACAAATCTGTCCTCGCTTCTTTCTCCAACTACTTCAAGAtgttgtttgttcatcaaaccAG TGAATGTGTCCGTTTGAAAGCAACCGACATACAGCCAGATATCTTCAGTTATCTCTTGCATTTGATGTACACTGGGAAGATGGCACCACAACTCATTGACCCAGTTCGACTAGAACAGGGAATAAAGTTTCTGCATGCATATCCACTAATTCAAGAGGCCAGCCTTGCAAGTCAGGGAACTTTTTCTCACCCGGATCAAGTCTTTCCATTAGCATCTTCATTATATGGCATTCAGATTGCAGATCACCAGATAAGACATCCCACTAAGGTTACGTCAGCGACTGACAAACTCGGGCGAGAACCACGGCCTCAGACATCACGAATGAACCAAGAGCAGGCTTCTGAAGGCTCACAGCTCTCACAGTTGGGTGCAAATCTGCCACAAGTGACCCGGACAAGTATGTCTGCTTCTGACCCATTGCCATCTTCTCTATCTCCAGAATTGGTATCTGCTGCTGGTAATAATTCACCTTCGGGAGAAGAGGCCAATATGGAAGCATCTTCTTCAGATGAACAGCCTGCCTCTCTCACAATAGCACATGTCAAGCCAAGCATTATGAAAAGAAACGGAAGCTTCCCAAAATACTATGCCTGTCACCTCTGTGGTCGCCGGTTCAACCTGCGCAGCAGCTTGCGGGAGCACCTGCAGATCCACACGGGAGTTCCCTTCACATCTAGCCAGCAGGGAGAAAGTAATATTTCCTTGTCTCTCTGTAACAGCACAGCTGATAAAGATGCCATGGAAGTGCCTGAAGCGGGGATGATTAGTGATAGCGAGCTGCAGCAGATCTCAGACTCCCCAATAATTGATGGGCAGCAGCAGTCAGAGACACCTCCCCCCTCGGATATTGCAGATATCGACAACCTGGAGCAGGCAGATCAAGAGAGGGAGGTAAAGAGACGGAAATACGAATGTTCCATCTGTGGTCGCAAATTTATTCAGAAAAGCCACTGGAGGGAGCACATGTACATACACACGGGCAAGCCCTTCAAGTGCAGCACTTGTGACAAAAGCTTTTGTAGGGCTAACCAGGCTGCCAGACACGTGTGCCTAAACCAGAGCATGGACACGTACACGATGGTGGATAAACAGACTCTGGAGCTCTGTACTTTTGAGGAAGGCAGTCAAATGGACAACATGCTAGTACAGACCAACAAGCCCTACAAATGTAACTTGTGTGACAAAACTTTTTCAACTCCCAATGAAGTAGTCAAACATTCGTGCCAAAATCAAAACTCTGTCTTTACACTAGAAGAAGATCGCTCCATTCTGTTAGGTGGTGGGGACACAGAAGCCACAGAGACTGATAACGCAGTGTTAGCCTCCATCAAAAAGGAGCAGGAAGCAGTGTTGTTAGACTGA